One Sporosarcina sp. FSL W8-0480 genomic window, TGGGAGTACCGGTAACATATGTGTTCACGCACGACAGTGTTGCAGTTGGGGAAGACGGGCCAACACATGAACCTGTTGAGCATCTTGCTTCTTTACGTGCAATGCCAGGTTTAACAGTCATACGCCCTGCAGATGGTAACGAGACATCTGCTGCTTGGCATATTGCGGTGACGTCTAAAAACAGACCAACTGTTCTTGTTTTATCTCGTCAGAATTTGGAAGTACTCCCGACAACCGGTGAGCTTGCAATGGACGGGGTAAACCGTGGTGCCTATACAGTATCTCCAGCGGAAAAAGAATCGGCTGACGGTATCTTAATTGCGACAGGATCAGAAGTTAACCTTGCTGTTTCTGCTCAAAAGAAACTTCGTGAAGAAGGAATAGATGTGGCTGTTGTATCTATGCCTTCATGGGATTTATTTGAAGAACAAGATGAAGCCTATAAGGAAAGTGTTTTGCCTAAGGCAGTTAAGAAACGTCTATCTATCGAAATGGGTGTTTCCCTCGGCTGGCATAAATATGTTGGTGACGAAGGTGCGAGCCTTGCTATCGATATGTTCGGAGCAAGTGCACCGGGTGAAAAGGTTATTGCAGAATATGGTTTCACAGAAGAAAATGTTATTCAGAAAATGAAAGACATTTTATCTAAATAATTAATTGAACGCTTCATGGAGCAAATAATTTCTTCCATGAAGCGTTTTTTGATGACTGATTCAATATTTGGAAACATCCGACAATATTAGTGTCTTTTTTTAACGCGTTTTGACAAACTTTTCGCATTAGTTAGGGTATGATATGAACTAAGGAGGTGGCGGTCATGAGGACTTATGATATCTATAAAGTGAAAAAGAGATATCAATCATTCATACTTGGAAGAGAAGGACTTCTATACAATTTATTAAAGGATTACGAGCAACAGCAACCTTTGCAGGAAGTGAAATACCTATGTGATGAAATTGAAGAATCAACGATTGACCAGGCAATCCTTGGTAACTTGGGAAAAAGCTTTACAAAAGTGGAAAGTGATGATGGAGAATATAGGCTATCCCATCCGATGAAGGGATCCATTCATATTTCATTGACTCCGTATTCCCTTCAAGCTTATTGCGATGGGTCAAGAATGTTGGATCTTGATTTGTTTGTTGCGCTGTCTGGATCTGAAGACCGATTTTTCGCTGTAATGGACGAGCGTGGTGAATGGGGCTGGCTAAAGCCAATTAAACAAGATAACCGGTTGATGACAGAAGGGACAATCCTTTTTTAGAAAGAAACTGTAGGAATTCATGGAATAATTTTGGTGCCAGTCATTGCTATCTTCCACCCCTTTGTTGTATAATCCATCTTGGTAGAGTAAACTTGATTTAGGAAAGTGAAGGAGGGAATAGCGAATGGGCACGACTTGGTGGATCCTAATCGTCGTTGTCGCATTAATAGCTGGTGTGGCCCTCGGATTTTTCATCGCACGCCAATATATGATGAAATATTTGAAAGAGAACCCGCCGATTAATGAGCAAATGTTACGTATGATGATGATGCAGATGGGACAAAAACCTTCACAAAAGAAGATTAACCAGATGATGAATCAGATGAACAAATTGAATGATAAAAAATAATTGACACAAAAAGACCTTTTTAAGGGTCTTTTTTCTTTTGTTTGATTTAGCCAACAATCGTAGAATTCATTGAGGAATATGAATGCCTTTATCGGCTAAGTTTTCAAGACATTCAGTTAGGTACTTTCCGTTGTGTTCAGGGTATTTTAGTGTATCATCTGGACTCTCTATTAAGTGATCGTATGGGGGGCAATTTTTTCCTCGGTAGGCTGGATCTTCCCATTTTAGATCATTTTGATAGCCCCTTCGTTTCATTTCACCCATTACTTTCATATGGTAATGATATAGTTTCAAGGGAGAATATTCGAATACATAATCAACTGTAGCATGCTTCTTCCTCCACCCTAATCCCCTTAAAGCGCAACACTCCCGATGTTGGCCAAGCAATTGTTGCCTCGGAAGTTTCGAGATCAATTCCTCATGCCATAAACGCATTAAGACACCCACTTCTATATAGGTTTTTCATTTGGATATTATTCAAAAAATGTCAAGTTGAGGGTCAAGCATTCTCGGTCGGTTTTATATTCGCAAAATGGGTTGTCCTATTTCCAGACAACCCATTTTGCATTTAGTCATTTAACTTAAGCGTTTCATTAATATTGGTCGATTCTGCACTTTGCCCTGTCATTCGTTTGTAGAAATAGGCTATTTTCTTTGTGAAGTTTCCGGTTTCCCAATATTCGGCAGCATCAGCTTTAACCTTTATTAAAATAACATTAGGATCATCATACGAAGTTTGCATTATTTTCTCATATGCTTTGTTCCATAATTCTTCTTTCTTGTTGAGATCTTCAATGATTTCAGCTTGTCCACGGACGGAAACATATGATTTACCTGCATATGACACATTCACATCTTTATCATGTAATATTTCCTTATATTTATCTGTCTCTTTCTTTGTAAAAAACCACAAGTCGCCATCAAATTCAACTTCTTGTGTTTTCATTGGACGAGAAATAAGCCCTTCTTCAGATTGTGTTGTAAGCATTGCAATTTCCACGTCTTTAATTAACTCTCTTAATGTTTCAATTTCACTTTGTTCCATTACATCACCTCGTTAATGTTTATGAGAATATAGTACCCTCTGCAGCAATTATTAATCATATAAAGGGAATTAACAGGTATGACGAACAGAATAACAGATGTTAGTGATGGAGAAGCTTATTAGAAAAACATTGGTAAGTGATAGGAGTAGTCGTTAATGGAGATCAGTTTACTAAAAGAAATTAAGGCCGCGTTAAATGCTAAATTTTATGAACGCGAGGCAGAAGTTGAAGCAATTCTGATTGCATTATTGTCGCGGCAGCATGTACTCATGGTTGGCCCTTCGGGTACTGCAAAATCTGCATTAGCCATAGAGTTCGCGAAAATTATACAAGGCTCACAATATTTTCAATGGCTACTAACGAGGTTTAGTACACCTGATGAGTTGTTTGGTCCCTTATCTTTGAAGGATCTGGAACAGGGTGTATATAGGCGTAATACAGAAACAAAATTGCCTGAGGCAAATTTAGTTTTTTTAGATGAAATTTTTAAGTCAAATAGTGCTATTTTAAATAGTTTATTGACAATCATTAATGAAAGGGTTTTTTACAATGATGGGTCTCCGATTAAAGTCCCTTTGATATCAGTAATAGGTGCTTCGAATGAATATCCGGAAGAAGGCGAAGGACTTGAAGCGTTATTCGATCGTTTTCTACTTCGCTTTGAAGTGGAGTACATAGCGGATAATTCAAATTTTATTTCTATGATGAAAAATACAGGACATAACGTGCAAATACCAACCATAACTATGGAGAACTTGAAACAGTTTCAATCCTTAACAGATTCTGTGATTATCCCGGATGAAGTATTTAAGGCTATTTCAAAAATAAGACAAGAGCTGCGGGATGAGGGGATACGACCGTCGGACAGAAGGTTTAAACAGTCATTAAGCGTCTTGCAGGCTCGAGCGTTGATCCGTAAAAGAAATATCGTGAGGGTTGAAGACCTTGTTATCCTTGAAAATATTGTTTGGGAAACGATTGACCAAAAAGATACAGTGTCATTCATTGTTCGCAAGTATGCACAAGATACTGTGATTCAAAAGATTGATTCGATACAAAATGAACTGAGAGATGTGTACAATGCTATAAAGTTGGATAATTCGGTAGAAGCCGGAATGGAAGCAACACAAAAAATGAAGGCATTGGAGGCGGATTTAAGTAAGCTTAAATTGAATCAACAGGGTCGGGATGAGGAAATTGACGCCTTGCTTGTTAAAGTGCAATCGATTCAGCAAGAAATCCTTAACTCAGTTTTAGAGCCAATGTTTTATGATGCATTACACTCTAAAAATGAAATAGAAAAGTCGTCTGGTATATTTTACAGAATGTGAAAGGGGTACCTGAGTGAGAAGGAGCAAAATCTATGAAGAGAATAATTCAGTGTTGAATACGGATGCGTTTGACAGAAGACGTTTCAAAGAGATTCTTGAGATGTCACAAAGGCTACAAAAGTTAAGCGATGAGTCTGTATTACCTACATTTGAACCATTGCTGAGTGATATATGGGCTTCCCAGTTTAAGATGAAACCGGTAATACGCGATAAGGACGTTGATGAGATATTTTCGGTAAATAAATTATTTATGAAAGTCATTATGGCAGATGAGTACTTTACTTATTACAGAAGTTTTACCCGTTTAAATGATTTGGCATCTACCATCTGTACTATAAAATTTGGAGAAATGATAAATGATTGGTTAAATCAGAAAGTAGAAGAGGACAAAAATCTTCAAGATCAAGTCCGCTATGTTCAACAATTACTAAGAAAACAACAAAAGCAGCAAATTCAAGATGTTGAGCAGAAAAGCCTTGTGGATGCAATGAGTGAATTAAATACCGGATTACAGCAGATTATTTTAGGTAATAGCGATTGTTTCCTTCAGTCGATGGATCAAGCCCGAAAGGAATCGAAGCAAGTAAATGATGGCATAAAATCATTGTTAGGCGGTATAAGTGCTGGGAATGCCGAAACAACAATAAAGAAAGTGCCTTTACGCGATCAAATCATCTTAGCAGAGAAACTTGCATCTTCAAAAAACATGAGAAAAATAGCTGATTGGGCAGGTCGCTTTAAACAGATTGCACAGAAAAAACAAAAGACAAAACAAGACCAATCAGTAGAAAGAAAGGGAGTGACTATTGGAAACGACATTGAAAAATTGCTTTCAGTTGAATTAAGCTTATATGCAAATCGGCTGACGAAACTGGATTTCCTTCGCCGATTTGCGGAAAAACAAACGATGCAATATGAACAAATAGGATGCGAGGATTTGAAGAAGGGTCCAATTGTACTTTGTCTTGACCAATCCGACAGTATGAGTAGCCTTGACGCCAAATCAAAAGGGTTTGCATTAGCACTTTTATCAATTGCAAAGAAGCAAAGAAGAGATTTTTGCTTGGTGTTATTCTCTTCGAATGTTCAAGTTTTTGAATATAGAAAAGGGAAGATAGCGATCACTCAAATGGTCAGACTTGCACAGACATTTTTAGGGGGAGGAACAAACTTTGCATTTGCACTGAATGCCGCAGTGAAGGTAATAAGTAAAAGTCGTTTTAAAAAAGCGGATATCGTTTTTATCACAGATGGAGAAGATCGAGTAACGGATTCATTCCTAAAATTATTCAATGAAGAGAAAAGCAAGAGGACCTTTAAAGTACTTTCCCTCATCATAGGAAGCAACAGTAAAACTGTGGAGCAGTTCAGTGATAGGTTAGTCACAGTTAAGGATATTGATGACGAAGGAAGTTTTACAGCGTTTGAAGTGTAGAAAACTGTGTTTCTTTTTTCCGCCACTGAGTTAGTCGGAAATTGATTCTGTTTTCATGTTATAATAGGAATATATTGACAGGACATTGTACTCGATGTTTGGTAATGGGGTGGAAGAGTGAAAAGGTTAGCGATCATTACTGTTGGAAAGACACATAGTGGAAAAAGTACATTTGCAAGGGATTTAGAAAGAGCGTTGGACAACTCTTTTGTTATGGACCAAGATAATCACGCTGAATTTATTAATTTGCATTATAAAAAGTTGCAACCGAAATCAGGTCCTAATACGCTAAAGCATTCCATTTCAAAGTTAATAGTCGAGTACGCAAAGGAACATACAGACTTACATATTATTGCAAGCAGTGCAAATCGGACGATATCAGGAAGAAGGTACTTATTGGAAGAAGTGTATCCTAAAGATGAATTTGTCCGTATCTTAGTCCATTTCGATATTTCGGATGAAATTCTTCTTGAACGGATTGCCAATAGCCAACGCAGTACAAACATTTTCAGGGGCAATTACACTACTTTTAAGGATGTGTTAATGAGGCAGCAGAAAGAATCCAAGCTTGAAGATGTCATTGATCCGGATGAAGGCGAAGCTGACTATTTATTCGTCATTAAAGATGGTGATGAGATTGGCTCTATTATAAAAGAAATTATTAGTCTTTCTAAATAGAAGAAAAGATTACGCCTGTAAAATAAAGACATTTCATTCAATTTTATGACAGTACCTCAAAAAGACCCACTCTTTATAGCAAAGAAAGAGAAGGTCTTTTTCGTTTGTTATGAATTAAATCCAAACTCATGTAAAAACTGAAGCACTGCTTTTTCATATTCCTCTGGATTTTCATTGAATGATTTGGCATGTGCGCCTTTAGGGAACAGTTTCATCATCTTTTTATCTTTTTTTAAACCGAAAAGTTCCTTCGTCATTTCAGGCAAGATGAAATCATC contains:
- a CDS encoding AAA family ATPase, with the protein product MKRLAIITVGKTHSGKSTFARDLERALDNSFVMDQDNHAEFINLHYKKLQPKSGPNTLKHSISKLIVEYAKEHTDLHIIASSANRTISGRRYLLEEVYPKDEFVRILVHFDISDEILLERIANSQRSTNIFRGNYTTFKDVLMRQQKESKLEDVIDPDEGEADYLFVIKDGDEIGSIIKEIISLSK
- the sirA gene encoding sporulation inhibitor of replication protein SirA — encoded protein: MRTYDIYKVKKRYQSFILGREGLLYNLLKDYEQQQPLQEVKYLCDEIEESTIDQAILGNLGKSFTKVESDDGEYRLSHPMKGSIHISLTPYSLQAYCDGSRMLDLDLFVALSGSEDRFFAVMDERGEWGWLKPIKQDNRLMTEGTILF
- a CDS encoding VWA domain-containing protein, giving the protein MRRSKIYEENNSVLNTDAFDRRRFKEILEMSQRLQKLSDESVLPTFEPLLSDIWASQFKMKPVIRDKDVDEIFSVNKLFMKVIMADEYFTYYRSFTRLNDLASTICTIKFGEMINDWLNQKVEEDKNLQDQVRYVQQLLRKQQKQQIQDVEQKSLVDAMSELNTGLQQIILGNSDCFLQSMDQARKESKQVNDGIKSLLGGISAGNAETTIKKVPLRDQIILAEKLASSKNMRKIADWAGRFKQIAQKKQKTKQDQSVERKGVTIGNDIEKLLSVELSLYANRLTKLDFLRRFAEKQTMQYEQIGCEDLKKGPIVLCLDQSDSMSSLDAKSKGFALALLSIAKKQRRDFCLVLFSSNVQVFEYRKGKIAITQMVRLAQTFLGGGTNFAFALNAAVKVISKSRFKKADIVFITDGEDRVTDSFLKLFNEEKSKRTFKVLSLIIGSNSKTVEQFSDRLVTVKDIDDEGSFTAFEV
- a CDS encoding TIGR02328 family protein; this translates as MRLWHEELISKLPRQQLLGQHRECCALRGLGWRKKHATVDYVFEYSPLKLYHYHMKVMGEMKRRGYQNDLKWEDPAYRGKNCPPYDHLIESPDDTLKYPEHNGKYLTECLENLADKGIHIPQ
- a CDS encoding pyridoxamine 5'-phosphate oxidase family protein, yielding MEQSEIETLRELIKDVEIAMLTTQSEEGLISRPMKTQEVEFDGDLWFFTKKETDKYKEILHDKDVNVSYAGKSYVSVRGQAEIIEDLNKKEELWNKAYEKIMQTSYDDPNVILIKVKADAAEYWETGNFTKKIAYFYKRMTGQSAESTNINETLKLND
- a CDS encoding YneF family protein, with the protein product MGTTWWILIVVVALIAGVALGFFIARQYMMKYLKENPPINEQMLRMMMMQMGQKPSQKKINQMMNQMNKLNDKK
- a CDS encoding AAA family ATPase; this encodes MEISLLKEIKAALNAKFYEREAEVEAILIALLSRQHVLMVGPSGTAKSALAIEFAKIIQGSQYFQWLLTRFSTPDELFGPLSLKDLEQGVYRRNTETKLPEANLVFLDEIFKSNSAILNSLLTIINERVFYNDGSPIKVPLISVIGASNEYPEEGEGLEALFDRFLLRFEVEYIADNSNFISMMKNTGHNVQIPTITMENLKQFQSLTDSVIIPDEVFKAISKIRQELRDEGIRPSDRRFKQSLSVLQARALIRKRNIVRVEDLVILENIVWETIDQKDTVSFIVRKYAQDTVIQKIDSIQNELRDVYNAIKLDNSVEAGMEATQKMKALEADLSKLKLNQQGRDEEIDALLVKVQSIQQEILNSVLEPMFYDALHSKNEIEKSSGIFYRM